One genomic window of Desulfuromonas sp. AOP6 includes the following:
- a CDS encoding glycosyltransferase, translating to MAGILYLIDSLHVGGTEKQLVKLIAGLDRRRFQPHLCTLKGTGGLLADVDVPQMFLPFESFTKPTLFPALKGLANYVRNHDIRIIQTFFQDPFLIAALTRPFFDARLIGSFRDMGFWRTPAESRKMRLAYHFFTGFIANSQAVKDHFVQIDGLNAEKIRVIYNGIEKDEGENSLKGKDPVVGIVANCNRTVKRVDDFVRVAAIVHQRLPKVRFVVVGDGNQRAQLEQMSQAMGLAEVMTFAGSVACPMDYVRGFDVGVNVSETEGFCNAILEYMACGVPVVATAAGGNPELVDDGENGYLVPVGDIACIAERIVQLVENTEIRAKFGSKNAEKVSDVFSMQRMIDQHQDYYNEIWHTNR from the coding sequence CTATATCTAATTGATAGTTTGCATGTTGGTGGCACAGAAAAGCAGTTAGTGAAGCTAATTGCTGGGCTCGATCGCCGACGGTTTCAACCTCATTTATGTACTTTAAAGGGAACCGGAGGGCTTCTGGCTGATGTCGACGTACCTCAAATGTTCTTGCCATTTGAAAGCTTCACTAAGCCAACTCTGTTTCCGGCTTTGAAGGGACTAGCGAATTATGTCCGCAACCATGACATCCGCATCATACAGACATTTTTTCAAGATCCTTTTCTAATCGCAGCTTTGACCAGACCTTTTTTTGATGCCCGACTGATAGGTTCATTCCGTGACATGGGGTTCTGGCGTACCCCGGCCGAAAGCCGCAAGATGCGACTTGCGTATCACTTTTTTACGGGGTTTATCGCCAACTCTCAGGCAGTGAAAGACCACTTTGTTCAAATTGATGGTCTTAATGCTGAAAAAATAAGGGTTATTTATAACGGCATCGAAAAAGATGAGGGCGAAAACAGCCTTAAGGGCAAAGATCCCGTTGTTGGCATCGTTGCCAATTGTAATCGTACAGTCAAACGTGTGGATGATTTCGTTCGAGTTGCTGCGATAGTCCATCAGCGATTGCCCAAGGTTAGGTTTGTAGTAGTCGGTGACGGTAATCAGCGTGCCCAGCTTGAACAGATGAGTCAGGCCATGGGGCTTGCTGAAGTTATGACCTTTGCAGGAAGCGTCGCTTGCCCTATGGATTATGTCAGAGGTTTTGATGTGGGAGTTAATGTCTCGGAAACTGAAGGTTTCTGCAACGCCATTCTAGAGTATATGGCTTGTGGAGTGCCAGTAGTGGCCACTGCGGCTGGGGGAAATCCCGAGCTGGTTGATGATGGCGAAAATGGTTATCTGGTACCAGTGGGGGATATAGCATGTATCGCGGAACGAATTGTTCAGCTGGTTGAAAATACAGAAATACGGGCCAAATTCGGTTCAAAGAATGCAGAAAAAGTGTCCGATGTTTTTTCGATGCAGCGAATGATTGATCAACACCAAGATTATTACAATGAGATTTGGCATACAAATAGATAA